The following coding sequences are from one Enterococcus sp. 4G2_DIV0659 window:
- a CDS encoding DinB family protein encodes MKITQLSIDTLKRAQERFEETLGQMTVDEANTMPEPLIKSVTWLIWHTARELDYQMSELNKTKPLWLNSGWSEQFTLELPDDTEDWHHTPEEAAKVVVRDKELLRDYLTASVNFTIAYLETLGEHSLDDVIDTSWTPVVTRQDRIVSVIDDAVMHSGQAVYSRRLVIGK; translated from the coding sequence ATGAAAATCACACAATTATCTATTGATACGTTAAAAAGAGCACAAGAACGTTTCGAAGAAACACTTGGTCAAATGACAGTAGATGAAGCGAATACTATGCCAGAGCCCTTGATCAAATCGGTTACTTGGCTTATCTGGCATACAGCAAGAGAGCTAGATTATCAAATGTCAGAACTCAATAAGACAAAACCGTTGTGGCTAAATTCTGGTTGGAGTGAACAATTTACTTTGGAATTACCCGATGATACAGAAGATTGGCATCATACTCCGGAGGAAGCAGCAAAAGTGGTAGTAAGAGATAAAGAATTGCTACGTGATTATTTAACTGCAAGTGTCAACTTCACCATTGCTTATTTGGAGACACTAGGTGAACATAGTCTTGATGATGTTATTGATACGAGTTGGACACCAGTTGTGACTAGGCAAGATCGGATAGTTTCAGTGATTGATGATGCAGTGATGCATTCAGGACAAGCTGTTTATTCAAGAAGATTAGTGATTGGAAAATAG
- a CDS encoding DNA-binding protein yields MFFNFIGLTLFFSIGIIVANGVSLVATKGIKAKSTIALLLVELLLMGSFLFVALPSKTLSTILWINLLGAFIASSLLVSRRSVSKASKKLLQKGRKNAEIEEMNDWSGRVLGLSIAAMVLLFIVSSITQVTAIDDVYQTIPLKTEEKAEVLTSTKETPIAIAPKTAKRKMLQKFSVIPNSNMFTLDGITAQVVNGEYVYVATVEFNGFFKWSKLGAVPGYFIISATDINAQPKFVEKPIIYTPSAYFNKDAARKIYAAYPSYAATGKINLEIDEKGNPFYIQTLYKEYGVSGRMNYNEFKTAVLNATTGEVKVYDSKDAPSFVDAPITSSAANSINEYFGRYSQGWWNQTMFGAKKDVKVPTENGIYASGQITPMMNKEGSQLLYFTDFTSGDEDQDSALGYSLINARTGQITYYRDTKVGIMDSDGAISIAAKIYPEKKWKASMPVLYNIDGVPTWIVSLMDSKGIFKKYVYVNAVDNDIVVDADAAQNALDAYRIELATKGSNNTSTDAADLQKIKGTVSRVTIVASESQTVVSFLLEKEKTIYSVTTNNSPMALFLKEGDTVEFQAVVTADAKAASIENLVIEGLE; encoded by the coding sequence ATGTTTTTTAATTTTATTGGGTTAACGTTGTTTTTTAGTATTGGGATCATCGTTGCAAATGGGGTCAGTTTAGTTGCTACTAAAGGAATAAAAGCTAAAAGTACAATTGCGTTGCTACTTGTCGAATTATTATTGATGGGAAGCTTTTTATTTGTTGCGTTACCAAGTAAAACTCTTTCAACAATTTTGTGGATCAATTTACTTGGTGCGTTTATTGCTAGCAGTTTGTTAGTGTCACGTCGTTCTGTTAGCAAAGCATCTAAGAAATTGTTACAAAAAGGGCGTAAAAATGCTGAGATTGAAGAAATGAATGATTGGTCTGGACGTGTACTAGGCTTAAGTATTGCGGCAATGGTTTTACTATTTATCGTTAGCTCTATCACTCAGGTAACAGCCATTGATGATGTGTATCAGACAATTCCTTTGAAGACAGAGGAAAAAGCGGAAGTGTTAACATCGACAAAGGAAACACCGATTGCTATTGCACCGAAAACAGCGAAGCGTAAGATGCTGCAAAAATTTTCAGTGATTCCTAACTCAAATATGTTTACATTAGATGGCATTACTGCACAAGTAGTTAATGGTGAATATGTGTATGTTGCTACAGTGGAATTTAATGGATTTTTTAAATGGTCAAAATTAGGAGCGGTTCCAGGATATTTTATTATTAGTGCAACAGATATTAATGCACAACCAAAGTTTGTTGAAAAGCCGATTATTTATACACCATCCGCGTACTTTAATAAAGATGCGGCACGTAAAATTTATGCGGCATATCCTAGTTATGCTGCTACAGGAAAAATCAACTTAGAGATCGACGAAAAAGGAAATCCCTTTTATATTCAAACACTGTATAAAGAATATGGTGTTTCTGGACGTATGAATTACAATGAATTTAAAACAGCTGTTTTAAATGCGACAACAGGTGAAGTGAAGGTTTATGACAGTAAGGATGCACCTAGTTTTGTAGATGCACCAATTACCAGTTCTGCTGCCAATAGCATTAATGAATACTTCGGCCGCTATAGTCAAGGGTGGTGGAATCAAACGATGTTTGGTGCGAAAAAAGACGTTAAAGTGCCAACAGAAAATGGTATCTATGCTTCAGGTCAAATTACACCTATGATGAACAAAGAGGGTAGTCAATTGTTGTATTTTACCGATTTTACAAGTGGAGATGAAGATCAAGACTCAGCGTTGGGCTACTCACTAATTAATGCCAGAACAGGTCAAATCACGTATTATCGTGATACTAAAGTAGGAATTATGGATAGTGATGGGGCTATTTCGATTGCGGCAAAAATTTATCCTGAGAAAAAATGGAAAGCAAGTATGCCAGTTCTTTATAATATTGATGGGGTTCCAACTTGGATTGTCTCATTGATGGACAGTAAAGGAATTTTCAAAAAATATGTGTATGTTAATGCAGTAGATAATGATATTGTAGTGGATGCAGATGCTGCGCAAAATGCATTGGATGCTTACCGGATTGAATTGGCAACAAAAGGAAGTAATAATACCAGTACAGATGCTGCCGATTTACAGAAAATCAAAGGAACGGTCTCTCGTGTAACGATTGTTGCTAGCGAATCTCAAACGGTTGTTTCTTTCTTATTAGAAAAGGAGAAAACAATCTACAGTGTGACAACGAATAACAGTCCAATGGCTCTGTTCCTAAAAGAAGGAGATACTGTTGAATTTCAAGCAGTCGTTACAGCAGATGCAAAAGCTGCTAGTATTGAAAACCTTGTGATTGAAGGGTTAGAGTAG